The genomic region AATGCGCCTGCAGGTACTGATTGATAACGGGGGCGAAGTCGAACAGCGGGCCCTGGACGGGCGCGCCCGCAATGCGCGTCTGGTTAGCCTTGCCCACTGCCAGCAATTCGTCGCCGGTGGGAATGACGCCAGCGGGCTCGCGCCCCGGGGCGTCCTGGAGGCCGCGTTGTTTGCGTTCCTCCAGCACCTTCATCAGCTCGCCGAGTGCGTTGAGACTGCGCGGAAAGCCGACGTAGGCATAGAGTTGCACCAGGATTTCCTTCGCCTCGCTGACGGTCAGGCCCGCGTCCAGCCCTTGGTTCAAGGAGGTATTGAGCCCGGGCATGTTGCTCGTGGCCATGAACGCCGCAATCAACGGGATCGCCTGCTGTTTGGCGGACAACGTCTGGGAAGCGGGTTGTGCGGGGGACATGGCTTGTAACTCCAAAGGGTTCTGGTTAGCGTGGCTCGGCGTGCTCGCCAGCCCCAGGCTCAGCGCGAATGCCGCTACCAGCACGCCGGGCTTGTGATACCTAGCGGGCGTTGTATTGGTCATCGGTGACTTTCTCCAGCCATTGCACGCTCTTGCCATCCACCGCGCCAGTCACGGCCAAGTGCGTCATTGCAGTGGTCGGTGCGGCACCGTGCCAATGCTTGACGCCCGGTGGGCATACGATCACGTCTCCCGGATGGATTTCCTGCACGGGCTTGCCCCATTCCTGCGTCAGCCCCACACCGGAAACCACCACCAATCGCTGTCCTGCAGGATGGGTATGCCAGGCCGAGCGCGCGCCCGGTTCGAAGGTGACATAGGCGCCGGATGCATTGATTTCGCCGCTGGCGGGAAACAAGGGATCGACGCGCACTCGCCCGGAGAAATAATCCGCCGGTCCCGTTGCCGAAGCCTGGGTGCCGGTGCGGCTGATCTGCTGGGCGGCCAAGGATTCAGCGGCATTGTCAGGTTGGCCGGCTGCGCCGGCGAAGGGCGTCGCGGCGCATACCGCGATTCCCAAAAGGGTTTTGTTCATGATGACGGGTCCTTGCTCAGCTCAGAGCGTTCTCGCGTAAAACGCAGTCAACTTGCCCATTGCGGCGTCCACATACGCGGGTACCCAATAGGTTTCGATATGGGTTGCGCCATCGATCTTGAACAGTTCCTTGTCCTTGGTGCCGGTGGCCTTGGTGAATGCATCCTCGGTCATGTACAGGCTGTCGGCCTTGCTGCCCGCGATCATCAGCAACGGCTGCCGGATCAGTTCGATCTGGTCAGTGGCGTCGAAACGCATCAAGTCCAGCAAGCTGCTCATGGTGTACTTGAAGGTCGAGTTGGGATGCGCATGCGTCTTCCAGTAATACTCGTAACCCTGGCGATACAGATCGAACGGCAATTTGGCGATCTGCTCATCCGTCAGGTTGGCATCCCCGGCATAGAGAATTTCCCCGCCGGCCGCTTCCTGAGCTCGGGCAGCGGAAGCCTGCTCCAGGCGTTGCTGGACAGTGTCCAGTTGCGAATCGTTGTAGCCATTGCGACGAACCCGCCCGGAGTTGAACATGCTCACCGTCGCAATCGATTTGAATCGCTTGTCGGTTTTCGCCGCAGCCAGCGAGTAGCCGCCACCGCCGCAGATGCCGAGCAAGCCCAGATGCGCACTGTCGACGCCTGGATAGCGGGCGATGAAGTCCGCCATGCCATGGATGTCCTCGATGCGGTAGGCGGGTTTGTCGACGTTGCGTGGCTGACCGCCACTGGCCCCCTGATAAGCGGCATCCGCGGCGATCGTGATGTAGCCCTGTTCCGCCAATCGTTGGGCATACAGACCGGCGACCTGTTCCTTCACCCCGCCATTGGGATGCGCCACGACGACGGCGTGGTATTTCTTCCCCGAGTCATAGTTCGCGGGGGTGTAAACGTTGGCGGCAATGTCCAGGCCGTTGAGCTTGTATGTGACGGCACGGATGTTGACCTTTCCCGGTTCGTTCTTGGTAATCGCGCCGCCGTAGGTCAACGTGAAGGGATTCTGCTTGTAGTCCGCCGCCTCAACGTCGGCTGCCGAAATCCCGACCATGGCGGCGAGGAGGGTGGCCTTTATCGTTGTTCGCATCGTATGAGTACTCCTGCTACTTCCTGTTTCTGAAAGACATGGCAGCCATCGCCATGCTCGTCGTCAATCCAGCGCTTTCTCTGCAAGGAACTTCGAAACCAGATCCGCGATCTCGACGTTGTTGATGTCCGAGAACGGGAAGTGGGTATTGCCCTTGACCCCGATCTCCGGCAAATGGATGAGCGTTACGTCACCGCCATGGCGGTTCACCGTATCGCGCCACAGGCGCGCCATCTCAAGTCGGGCGCGCCAGCTGTCTTGTGCCGGTAAACGAACCGGTTTGGCGGGGATGTTGTCGCCATAGAAAATGACGATGGGGATGCGGGTCAGCGCTTCGAACTGCGCCGTCGAGACGACATGGGCCGAAAGCGTGTCGAACGCGCTGGGAATCGGCGCGGGAACCTCTCCCTCTGGAAACACGAAACTGCTGCCCGGTTCGAACGCCACGATGGCCCGCACGTTATGACTCTTGATCGCCGTCAGCCAACCGGGCCCGCCGCCTTGCGAGTGGGTGAACAGGATGGCGGGCCCCGTCTTTTCCAGTAGGGCGGATACGCCATCGGACACGACCTCAATGTCGTAGGGGCCGGTGTTGGGCGTCATCGAACGGAAGAATTGCTCCTGCGCTTCCTGCCCACGTGGAAACTGGCTGCCCTCGAAAGTGTCGGGCCACAGACCGATGCGGAATTGGTTGAACCACATCTGTTCGTCGGCAACCGGCTTGATTGTCGTTTCAACCAGGCTGCGACCTGCATCGCCACGTCGTGGCTGGTCGATCAGATACGTGGAGAAGCGGCGACGCAGGAAGATGTTCTGGAACCCTTCACGTCCGTCGGCCGTGGTCTCCCAAGACTTCGCGGACTGTCCGGCGCCATGCCACATGACGATCGGGAGCGGACGTGCGTCCACCGGAACCTGGTAGAACGCATACACATGGTCGCCGTGATAGCTCTGGCCGTCGGGCTTCATGGGGTGGTAGGGATCGAAGACGCCCGGCTGAGCGATCAGCCCACCGCCAGCAAACAGGCTTCCCTGATCCTTGATGACCAGCGGACTGCGATCGTCCGCACCAGCGACTGCACCGGTGCACAGAGCGAAACAAAGGGTGCCCGCCCGGGCTGCTGCGGGCATGCACTTGCGGAGGATGTCTGGGGTCATGGATGGCTCTCGACTTGAAATCGCAGAGCAGCAACTTACCCTTGGGTCATTGATTGATAAATGGCGCTAATCGTATAGGACTGATATCAGAATCATATAAGTGTGGTGTACCCCGCTTTTTTGGGCTGTGGTAATCAGCCCCCCGCCTGTTTATTCAACGCCTCTTCAACCGCCGCGTTTTCTGCCTGACGCTTGATGATCATGTCGCCCACGGGCGGGCCCTGGAAGCGTCGTTTTTCGAAGGTGAACCAGATGATGGCCGTCAACGCCCATGCCTAGCGAGAGTTGCTGAGCAAAGCCCATGTTGTGCAACACCTTGATGTCGTCGTCTTGTGGCGCGGTGGCCGTTCTAAAGACGGCCGTGATAAGCCGCTTCGAAAATTTCTGCCGCGCCATTTCGTGTCAATGGCAGCGGATTACCGCCGGCACAGGGGTCGACAATCGCCATATCCGCGATCAGGTCGGCCTGCTGATCATCCACCCCCAGCTCCACCAGCGTATGCGGCACGCCGATGTCCTTGCGCAGCTTGAGGACGAAGGCCATAAAGCTGTCGAAGCCCGGAGAGGGCAGGCGCAGATACGCCGCCAGACGGGTGATGCGTTCCTCGATGGCCGGGCGATTGAACTTCAGCACATAGGGCATGAACGTGGCATTGGTCATGCCGTGGTGGGTGTCATACAGGGCGCCCACCGGATGCGAGAGCGCGTGCATGCCTCCCAGGCCTTTCTGGAACGCAGTGGCGCCCATCGCCGCCGCCGCCAGCATTTGTGCGCGCGCGTCGAGATCGGAAGGGGTGTGTACCGCCCGCACCAGAGCATTGGCTACCAGGCGCATGCCTTCCACCGCGATGCCTTCGGCCATGGGATGAAAACCGGGAGCGCAGTACGATTCCAGGCAATGGGAAAACGCGTCCATGCCAGTGCCGGCGGTGACCTTGGCCGGCATGCCGACGGTAAGGGCGGGGTCGCTGATCACCACCTTCGGCATCATCTTCGGATGGAAGATGATGCGTTTGGTGTGCGTGCGCTCGTCGATGATCACCGCCGCACGGCCGACTTCGGAACCGGTGCCGGCCGTGGTCGGCACCGCGATGACCGGGGCGATGCTGCTTTCGTCGGCGCGTGTCCAGTAATCGCCGATGTCTTCGAAATCCCACACCGGTCGGGTCTGGCCACTCATGAAGGCAATGAGCTTGCCCATGTCCAGGCCGCTGCCACCGCCGAACGCCACCACGCCATCGTGTTGACCGGCGCGCCAGGCGTCGAGCCCACCCGCGAGGTTGGCTTCAACGGGGTTGGGCTTGAGGTCGCAGAACAGTGCGACACCGAGGCCGGCGGCGCGCAAGGATTCCAGCGCCGCGGTGGTGATCGGTGCACGTGCCAGGCCGCTGTCGGTGACCAGCAACGGTCGCTGGATCCCTTGGCTGCGGCAGACTTCGGCCAGTTCGGCGATGCGGCCAACACCGAAGCGGATGCTTGTGGGGTAGTTCCAGTTCGCGGTCAGGCTCATGGCTCAGATCTCGTGGCGCAAGTGGAAGGATTTGGCTCGGGTCAGGTGTTCATAGCCCAGGCGCGACAGCGTGACGCCGCGCCCGCTGTTTTTCACCCCGGTCCAGGCCAGGGCCGGGTCCAGGTAATCGCAGCGGTTCATGAACACGGTGCCGGTGGCGATCTCGTTGCCGATGCGTTCGGCGGCGGCCAGATCCAGGGTCCAGATCGAGGCGCTGAGCCCGAACTCACTGTCGTTCATCAAGGCGATGGCTTCCTCGTCGCTGCTCACCGGCATGATGCCCACCACCGGGCCGAAGCTTTCCTCGCGCATTACCGACATGTGATGGGTGACGTCCACCATTACCTGCGGTGCGAGGTAGGCGCTGCCCGGCGTGTCGGCGGCGAAGTCCTTTGGATCGATCAGCGCCCTGGCCCCTTGTGCCAGGGCATCGGCGATCTGCTTGCGAACGAACTCAGCGGCGCTCGGTGTGACCAGCGGCCCGAGGGTGGTGGCTTCGTCCAGCGGGTTGCCCAACACGTATTGGCGGGTCAGGGCAGCGAAGCGCTCGACAAAGGCCGGGTAGATTTTTTTATCGACATAAATACGTTCGACGGCGCAGCAGCTCTGCCCGGAATTGAAGAAGCTGCCGTCCACCAGGTTTTCCACCGCATGCTCAAGGTTGGCGTCTGCCCGGACATAGGCCGGGTCTTTGCCGCCAAGCTCCAGCCCCACGCTGAGGAAACCTCCGACAGCCGCATGTTCCATGGCCTCGCCGCCGCTGACAGAACCGGTGAAGTTCACCTGCTGCACCCGTCCAGAGGTAATGATCGCCGCTGCATAGACATGACTGAGCAGCAGGTTATGGAACAGCCCTTCGGGCAGATGAGCACGGCGAAAGGCTTCGGCGAAACGCTCCCCGACCAGCAGCGTTTGCGTGGCGTGCTTGAGGATCACGCTGTTGCCCGCCATCAGCGCCGGGATGATCGTATTCACCGCTGTCAGGTAGGGGTAATTCCACGGTGCGACGACCAGCACCGTACCCAGCGGCTCGCGTTTGATGTACCGCCGAAACCCCTCAATAGGCGCGGGTTCCACCGCTGTCAACGCTTCAGGCGCAATGGCGATCATATGCCGCGCACGTTCTTCGAAGCCGCGCAGCTCGCCAGCGCCGAAGCGTATCGGGCGCCCCATCTGCCAGGCCAGTTCCGGCACGATCTCATCCTTCATCGCCAGCATCGCGTCCACGGCAGCACTGCAAAAGGCCGCGCGTTCGCTCAGTGGCCGGTGTTTCCATTGCGCCTGGGCGGTTTCGGCCGCCGTCAGGGCCTGCTCGATCTGTACCGCATCGGCACGGCGGCGTTCGGCATAGACCCGGCCGTCGACCGGGGAGATAAGTTGAACGGTCTCAGTCATGGCGTGCTCAATAGCGCTCGAAGCCGCGCTGCAGTTCCCAGTCGGTTATCCGTCGGTCGTACTCTTTCTGTTCCCAGTCGGCGGTGTGTACGTAGTGGTCGATCACTTCATCGCCGAATGCCTCGCGCAACATGCTCGACGCCTTGAGGGCGGCGCAGGCCTCGCGCAGGGTCTTCGACACTTCAGGCAAATGCTCATCGATATAGGCATCGCCCTCGAACGGCGGCGCGAGTTCGAGCTTCTCGTCGATCCCGGCCAGGCCCGCGGCGATCAACGCGGCGAAGGCCAGGTAGGGGTTGAGGTCGGCACCACCGATGCGGCATTCGATGCGGATGGATTTGCTGGCTTCGGCGCACAAACGAAAGCCTGCGGTGCGATTGTCCCGGCTCCAGACCGCCCGCGTTGGTGCGAAGGTGCCGGCCTGAAAGCGCTTGTACGAATTGATGTAGGGCGCGAGAAAACAGGTGATGTCGTTAGCGTATTTGAGCTGCCCGGCCACCCATGAACGCATCAGCTTCGACATGCCGAACTCAGCCTTAGGGTCGAAGAACAGCGGCTTTTTCGCATGCTTGTCCCACAGCGAATTGTGGATATGGCTGCTGGAGCCGGCGGCGTCATAGCGCCACTTGGCCATGAACGTGATCGCCTTGCCTTGCAGTTGCGCGATCTCTTTGCAGGCGTGCTTGATGATCACGTGGTGGTCGGCCATGGTCATGGCGTCGGCATAACGGATGTTGATTTCTTCCTGGCCCGGCCCCCATTCGCCCTTGGAGTTTTCCACGGGAATGCCGCAGGCCTGCAGGTGCTTGCGAATCGCCCGTAGCACCGGTTCCTCGCGAGTGGTCTGCAGGATGTTGTAATCCTCGATGTAGTGACCGGCGGTTTTCGGCTGGTGGTAGTTGCGCTCGTGGATCGCCTGGTAACTCTCGTCGAACAGATAGAACTCCAGCTCAGAGGCGAACATGCCGGTATAGCCACGCTCGCGCAGGCGCTCGACCTGTTTTTTCAGGATCGCCCGCGGGCTGTGGGGCAGGTCTTTTCTGTGGTGATGATCGAGCACATCGCACAGCACCAGCGCCGTGCATTCCAGCCACGGCACGCGACGCAACGTGGCCATGTCGGGTTTGAGCACAAAGTCGCCGTAGCCTTTGCTCCAACTGGCAGCGGCGTAACCCGGCACCGGTTCCATGTCGATGTCGTCGGCCAGCAGGTAATTGCAGCAGTGGGTTTCTTCGTGGCCGCTGTCGATGAAAAACTCGACCTGGAAGCGCTTGCCAACCAGTCGCCCCTGCATATCGACCATGCACACCAGCACGGTATCGATCTCGCCGGCGGCAGCGGCGCGTTTGAGTGCTTCGAAACTGAGGAGGGGCTCGGTCATCGCGTCAGTCCTGCGTGAATGATCTGGACCTGTCTGAAATAGCTGCTGCAGACGCTCTCCAGAAAAAAACCAAACCTGCAGACGCGAGCATCGTGAGCAATAAGCTGCTGAAAGCTTAGCCTACTGCTGGTGTGCGCAAGTTTCGGTGATCTGAGCTTGATGAGGTTTGTCTGTTGCTGGGGCTGGCGCCGGTGTTGCTGATGTCTTGGCAGGGTGGTGTTGAATGTGGCGAGGTGCTACCGCCTCGCCACAGATCCTGTCGATTATTCCTTCGGTTCGACGTGATCCAGTGCCTGGTTCACCGCCAGTTCACCGAGCATGACCACTTGCGCAATGCCCAGCAGGGTCTTGCGATGTGAGGTTTCCAGCAATGCTGCGAAATTGTTGAGCATGAGGGTGGCCGAGCCGAGTGTTTCGCTGGCGTTGGCCAGCAGGGATTCGGTGTTGTAATTCGGGTTGGCGAAGTACATGGGCTCGGGTTCGTTGGCCGTGGCCATGATTTGGGCGGCCGGGTTGAGGTAGTGGTCGAGGGCGCGCTCGGCGGCTTCGTGGAGTTTTTTTGAATCGAGTGATTCGTAGGGGGATGTCGGGTCTGTGGCAGGCGGATTGGGCGTAGGTTTGAACATAGATGAAACTCCTGGGAAAACTATTTGAGGAGCCATCACCCTTTGCTACCAAACGAAGGGTGGCGGCCATGCACAGGTTGGTAGACCGGTCCAGGAACCCGGCGCGCCCGAAGGAGCCCTACGCATGGCCACCATAAAAACAGAGATGAAAATCAACCTCTGCTAAAGGCGGCGCTATGCGCCTGGAAATACCGGGCTACCAAACCCGATCACTGTTTTTCAGTGACCGGGAAACGATAAAACCCGAGCCCAAAGCGCACAAGCCGGCGGATTCTGGCGCAGTCGTAGGCAATGACGCAAGGCGTTGTAGCCTTGATGAAGTAACACCGGGTGTCTTTAAACACCCGGCTTAAACACCGTTGCTGTATGGCCTAAACGCTTACGTGTGATGAATCTCCCGATCCTTGGTTTCCGGCAGGAAGAACGTGCCAAGAATGGCCGTCATCACCGCGATGACGATCGGGTACCACAGCCCGTAGTAGATATCACCCGTGGCCGCGACCATGGCGAACGCCACTGTCGGCAGGAAGCCGCCGAACCAGCCATTGCCGATGTGGTAGGGCAGCGACATCGAGGTGTAGCGGATGCGCGCCGGGAAGAGCTCCACCAGCCAGGCAGCGATCGGGCCGTAGACCATGGTCACGTAGATCACCAGGATAGTCAGGAGCAGCAGCACCATCGGGTAATTGGTCTTGGCCGGGTCGGCTTTCTCGGGGTAGCCGGCGTCCTTGAGGGCGGTACCGAGGGTGGCGACAAAGGCGTCGTTGCGGGTCTTGAAGTCGGCGGCCGGCATGCCGGTGCCCTCGAAGCTCGGGATGACCTTGTCGCCGACTCGCACCTGCGCGACGGCGCCAGGCGTAGCCTTCTCGTTCTTGTAGGGTATGGCCTTCTTCGCCAGCACAGTCTTGGCGAGGTCACAGGAACTGGTGAATTTGGCCTTGCCCACCGGGTCGAACTGGAACGAGCACTGGGCGGGATCGGCGACCACCGTGACCGGATTCTTCGCCTGCGCGGCGAACACGTCGGGGTTACCGTATTCGGTCAACGCATGGAAGATCGGAAAGTAGGTCACGGCGGCGAGGATGCACCCGGCCATGATGATGCCCTTGCGGCCGATACGGTCGGACAGGCTGCCGAACACAACGAAAAACGGCGTGCCGATCAGCAGGGAGCCGGCAATCAATAAGTTGGCGGTCTGCGGGTCGATCTTCAGCGTCTGCAGCAGGAAGAACAGCGCATAGAACTGCCCGGTGTACCAGACCACGGCCTGGCCGGCAGTGCCGCCTAGCAAAGCCATGATCACTATCTTGAGGTTTTCCCAGCGGGCGAAGGATTCGGTCAGCGGCGCCTTGGAGGACTTGCCTTCTTCCTTCATCTTCAAGAACACCGGTGACTCGCTGAGTTGCAGGCGGATGTAGACCGAGACAATCAGCAACAGGATCGACATCAGGAAGGGAATCCGCCAGCCCCAGGCCTCGAAGGCTTCGGTGCCGAGAATAGTGCGGCAGGCGAGGATCACCAGCAACGAAAGAAACAGGCCGAGGGTCGCGGTGGTCTGAATCCACGAGGTGAAGTAGCCGCGCTTGCCTTTGGGCGCATGCTCGGCCACGTAGGTCGCCGCGCCGCCGTACTCACCACCCAGGGCCAGGCCTTGCAGCAGGCGCAGGCTGATCAGGATGATCGGCGCCGCCACGCCGATGGTCGCGTAGCCGGGCAGAAAACCCACGACGGCGGTGGAGACACCCATGATGACAATGGTGATGAGGAACGTGTGCTTGCGCCCGATCATGTCGCCCAGTCGGCCGAACACGATGGCGCCGAAGGGGCGCACCGCGAAGCCTGCGGCGAACGCGAGCAGGGCGAAGATGAAGGACGTTGTTTCATTGACGCCGGCGAAGAAGTGCTTGGCGATGATGGCGGCAAGGGAGCCGTAAAGGTAGAAGTCGTACCACTCGAACACAGTGCCTAGGGACGAGGCGAAAATGACCTTGCGCTCCTCCTTGGTGATGCTGTGGTGGGGCGCGCTGCCCGTGGATGTGTTGTCGATTGCGGCCATGAGTCTTCTCCGTCGTTCTTGTTGTAGGCCGGAGTACCTCACTTTCTTTTTTTGCCGCACCCAGGCCCAAGGGCTGATGTCGTCGGATTACGTATTGCGCCAAGCATGCACACAGGCTGACGGCCTCGCATCGCTGCAAGGGTTTCTTGAAGCATAATCGGCTTCGCGCAGATATCCACTCGCCAGCCTGCCCGGCGGCGGCCGCTCGCCGAGCAGGGCCGCCGGACACGTTCACGGACTTAGCCTTTGGCCGCCATCGCGGTGACTTCCACGCGCATGCCTTCGACCGCCAAAGCGGCCACGCCAACAGCGGCGCGAACCGGCCAGGGCTTGGCGAAGAAGCGCTGGTAAACCTCGTTGAACGCGGCGCGGTCGGCCATGTCGGTGAGGTAGATGGTCAGATGCAGCACCCGGTCCATGGAACTGCCGGCTTTCTCCAGCGCTACCTTGAGCGCCTGCAGAGTGCACTCGCTTTGCAGGGTGATGTTACCCAGTTCCAGGCTGCCGTCGGCACGGGTAGGGATCTGAGTGGAGACCAGCAAGCCGCCGAAACCGGCAACATCGGAAGAGATGGATTCCGCGTCGGGATCGGGGAGGAACGTGATGTCGTGGTTTGCCATGGGGATCTCTTGTTTGTGGGGGTGAAGGGGCGCCGGGGTATTCAATGACACAGCGCCTTTTTTGCGTGGCCAGTTTACAGCCCTATTGTCGAGCTGTTCGTGAATCAGCTCGAAAACTCGGAAGGCAAGCAGGCGGGTGCTCCCCGCGGCATGGTAGCCGCCTAACGTAGTTAGCTGAGCGAGGTTATTTTCAATGTCGCAATAACATCTTTTGGCTTGCGTTTATAACAACGAACCATGTGGTCACAATAATCGCCGACCGTGTAAATGGTCAGGTTGCCCGAGCTGATGGTCTTGTAAGTCTCTCTGTCACATACATCAAGAACGTCGCCTTCAATTGCATCATATTCATTTCTTCGGAATAGACCGGAAGAGCGGGTGGCTTTCAAGTCTTCCCCAAATACGGCCTCTTCATTAAGAAGGTTCACGGAAATGTTGAAGATGTTCGCAATTCTCTGTAAGGCAAATTTACGAACGATTTCATCTGGATCGCTCATGATGCACGCTCATCTTATTGCTTCAATAAATACGGTCGCCTGATAAATAGCGCATGGCTCCAAGTCATGCTCCACGAGTGTTTAAAATTATAAATAGTGAAAGTGCTAATACAAAAATAGCTGTGACTGTGGCATAGCAAAGACCAAAACCGATTTTTATGAGGGGTATTTCGTCTGTCAGGGCTTGATAGCCGATATAACCTCCAAGCAATGCAGAGGTGGCGATTCCGATGATGAGAATGTAGTCGGTCTTATAGGTGGGGGCAAATGCCGGGATGACAACTGCATACGATCCGCTTATAAGGGTGGTGAATATGACAATAATTTTTATTGCAGAAATAATGCTGCTTTTTGTCGTGCTCATTTTTTTGTTTTTCTCCTGACAAAATACCTCGGGACGTTCTGGGTCTGCTGCTGACCACTAAACACTTTCAGCCACATCAATCTGCAACGAAAGCATGAGCTTCGCCGCGCTGACCCACGCTGGATTTATCCCTGCATCCACCATAGCCCTGAACGCCGTTTGCGCCAGTGCCTCGACTGGATGTGGCAGCACGGCTTGAACGATGGCGAAGCGCCCCCCAAACCCGGCGTGCGGTTGAGCAGTCGTGGGATAGACTGATCAGCGAACATCGGATGCAGGGGGTGCCAGGTGGCGCGAATCAGATGGACTCGCTGATCACCGCAGCGGCGCGTGCGCTTGCAGCGGGTGATCCGCTCGGCGCCCTGAACCGCATCGCCTTGCGCAACGACGCGCCTGCACTCGCGCTTCGAGGCATCGCGATGGCGCAACTGGGTGACCTTGTGCGGGCGAAGGCGCTGGTGCGAAGTGCCGCGCGGGCGTTCGGTGCGAAGGAGGCCTTGGCCCGCGCGCGGTGTGTCGTCGCCGAGGCCGAGATCGCGCTCGCCTCGCGTGATCTGAACTGGCCGGTGAAGGCGCTCGACGCTGCGCGGGCGACGCTTCAGGCACACGGCGATTGGGTCAATGCCGCCCATGCGCGCTATCTCGAGATTCGCCGCTTGCTGCTGATCGGGCATCTCGACGAGGCTGAGGGCCGTCTCGCCGAACTCGACCCCACGCCATTACTGCCCGCGTCGAGGGCCGCTTACGAACTGGTTCTGGCGGGCATCGCCATGCGCCGTCTGCAAACGAAAGCGGCGCGCGCGGCACTTGAGCGGGCCGGGCATGCTGCACAGCACGCGGGCATTGCGGCACTCACCGCCGAGGTCGAAAGCGCCTCGCATATCCTCGATACGCCAGCGGCGCGGCTGATTATCGATGGGCAGGAACGGCCGCTGCTACTCGATGAAATTGAAGCGTTATTGGCATCCCCCACACTGGTGGTGGATGCCTGCCGGTATATCGTGCGCGACGCAGGCTCGGCGGTTTCGCTTGCCCGGCGACCGGTGTTGTTCGCGCTCGCCCGGGCGCTGGGCGAAGCGTGGCCCGCCGATGTGCCGAGGCAAGCGCTGATTGCGCGAGCCTTCCGGATGAAGCACGTGGATGAGTCCCATCGCGCGCGGTTGCGCGTCGAACTCGGGCGGCTGCGTGGGGCGCTGCGCCTGATCGCCGATGTGGTCGCGACCCCGCGAGGGTTTGCACTGGTGCCACGCGTTGCACCTGACGTCGTGGTGCTGGCGCGGCCAGTCGAAGAACCGCATGCGACGCTGCTCGCCTTCCTCGCTGACGGCGAGTCGTGGTCAAGCTCGGCCCTGGCGTTGGCGCTCGGCGCCAGTCAGCGCACCGTGCAACGAGCCCTCGACACGTTGGCGGCTGCCGACAAGGTGCAGTCGTTCGGTCACGGCCGGGCCCGTCGCTGGATGACCCCGCCGGTCCCGGGATTCGCGACGGTATTGTTACTCACCGCGCTGCTGCCGAATGACTAGCATCCTCTTCACTAGCCCAGTGAACGCAGTCAGTAAACGAGGAGTAAGACATGAAACATTCAACGGCTGAAATCATCCGCGAATACGGGCCTTTTCCAGGCATCGACCATGT from Pseudomonas sp. GGS8 harbors:
- a CDS encoding glutamine synthetase family protein produces the protein MTEPLLSFEALKRAAAAGEIDTVLVCMVDMQGRLVGKRFQVEFFIDSGHEETHCCNYLLADDIDMEPVPGYAAASWSKGYGDFVLKPDMATLRRVPWLECTALVLCDVLDHHHRKDLPHSPRAILKKQVERLRERGYTGMFASELEFYLFDESYQAIHERNYHQPKTAGHYIEDYNILQTTREEPVLRAIRKHLQACGIPVENSKGEWGPGQEEINIRYADAMTMADHHVIIKHACKEIAQLQGKAITFMAKWRYDAAGSSSHIHNSLWDKHAKKPLFFDPKAEFGMSKLMRSWVAGQLKYANDITCFLAPYINSYKRFQAGTFAPTRAVWSRDNRTAGFRLCAEASKSIRIECRIGGADLNPYLAFAALIAAGLAGIDEKLELAPPFEGDAYIDEHLPEVSKTLREACAALKASSMLREAFGDEVIDHYVHTADWEQKEYDRRITDWELQRGFERY
- a CDS encoding DUF6124 family protein, giving the protein MFKPTPNPPATDPTSPYESLDSKKLHEAAERALDHYLNPAAQIMATANEPEPMYFANPNYNTESLLANASETLGSATLMLNNFAALLETSHRKTLLGIAQVVMLGELAVNQALDHVEPKE
- a CDS encoding MFS transporter, which gives rise to MAAIDNTSTGSAPHHSITKEERKVIFASSLGTVFEWYDFYLYGSLAAIIAKHFFAGVNETTSFIFALLAFAAGFAVRPFGAIVFGRLGDMIGRKHTFLITIVIMGVSTAVVGFLPGYATIGVAAPIILISLRLLQGLALGGEYGGAATYVAEHAPKGKRGYFTSWIQTTATLGLFLSLLVILACRTILGTEAFEAWGWRIPFLMSILLLIVSVYIRLQLSESPVFLKMKEEGKSSKAPLTESFARWENLKIVIMALLGGTAGQAVVWYTGQFYALFFLLQTLKIDPQTANLLIAGSLLIGTPFFVVFGSLSDRIGRKGIIMAGCILAAVTYFPIFHALTEYGNPDVFAAQAKNPVTVVADPAQCSFQFDPVGKAKFTSSCDLAKTVLAKKAIPYKNEKATPGAVAQVRVGDKVIPSFEGTGMPAADFKTRNDAFVATLGTALKDAGYPEKADPAKTNYPMVLLLLTILVIYVTMVYGPIAAWLVELFPARIRYTSMSLPYHIGNGWFGGFLPTVAFAMVAATGDIYYGLWYPIVIAVMTAILGTFFLPETKDREIHHT
- a CDS encoding RidA family protein, yielding MANHDITFLPDPDAESISSDVAGFGGLLVSTQIPTRADGSLELGNITLQSECTLQALKVALEKAGSSMDRVLHLTIYLTDMADRAAFNEVYQRFFAKPWPVRAAVGVAALAVEGMRVEVTAMAAKG
- a CDS encoding helix-turn-helix domain-containing protein; translated protein: MDSLITAAARALAAGDPLGALNRIALRNDAPALALRGIAMAQLGDLVRAKALVRSAARAFGAKEALARARCVVAEAEIALASRDLNWPVKALDAARATLQAHGDWVNAAHARYLEIRRLLLIGHLDEAEGRLAELDPTPLLPASRAAYELVLAGIAMRRLQTKAARAALERAGHAAQHAGIAALTAEVESASHILDTPAARLIIDGQERPLLLDEIEALLASPTLVVDACRYIVRDAGSAVSLARRPVLFALARALGEAWPADVPRQALIARAFRMKHVDESHRARLRVELGRLRGALRLIADVVATPRGFALVPRVAPDVVVLARPVEEPHATLLAFLADGESWSSSALALALGASQRTVQRALDTLAAADKVQSFGHGRARRWMTPPVPGFATVLLLTALLPND